The Microcella flavibacter DNA segment GGCGGCGATGCGCTCGGCCTCGGCCTGCTCGGCCGCGACGCGCTCCGCCTCGAGGGCGGCGTCGACATCGGCGCGCACGAGCGCCACGGAGGCCATGATCGCGTCCGCTCGGGCCTGCGTGATCTCCCCGCGCGCGAGGGCCGTCTGCGTCTCGGTCTCGAGCTCCATGAGCTCGGTCTCGGTCGTCGGCCAGTCCTCGCTTGCGGCGGCGGTGCTCACGGCGGCGACGCGCTCCTGCAGCGCGCGGGCGGTCTCGGCGTCGTAGGCCGAGCCGGCGCAGCCTGTGAGACCGAGGACGGCGGCCATGACGAGGGCGGGCAGTACGGTACGGGGTCGGTCGGTGCGGCGGATCACGGTTCCACGCTCCTCTGCAGCTGCTCCAGGTGCTCCCCGAGGGTGCCGTCGACGACGGCGTACTCGGGCGGGTTCTCGGCATCGATGCGGGTCGCCGAGCCGGTGGTCGCGCCGTAGAGCGCGGCGAGCGCGATCCCGGCCACCAGCACCGAGGCCGCGGCGCCCACGATGGTGACGATCGGGCGCCGCCGCAGTGCGGTGAGGGCGCCGGTCTCGGGGCGGTCGGCGGCGGACCCCGGGGCCGAGGTCGTCGGCGCGGTGAGCCGGGACGACGTCGCAGCGGGTGCGGCAGCGGGCTCCGGACGGGAGCCCGCTGCCGGCGGCGGGGGCGCGGGCAGCGAGGAGCCCATGACCTCGGTCGCGGCGGTGACTCCCGCGACGGCCGCGGCCGCGCCGACCGAGGGGTCGGCGCCGGCGGCGCCCATCGCCGCCGTGGGCGCGTCGGAGCCGGTCGCCGGCGCGGCGACGGGCAGCCGCAGCGTCGGGTCGAGCCCCTCGTCGGGGGAGGCGGGCAGCGCCGGGATCGCCGCGGCGGTGCGCAGCAGCTCGGCGGCCTCGCGGGCGCTGAGCCGGGCATCCGGCTCGCGGGCGGTCATGCCGCGCAGCAGCTCGACCCACACCGGCGCGAGCCGCGCGGGAAGGATCGGGTCGCGCGCGAGGCGGGCCGCGGCGGATTCGACGCCCGAGCCCGGGAAGGCGCGCTCGCCCGTGAGCGCCTCGAGCAGCACGAGGCCGAGGCTGTACACGTCGCTCGCGGGGCCGACGGCGCCGCCGACCGCCTGCTCGGGGCTGAGGTAGTGGGCGGTGCCGAGCACCGAGCCCGTCGCCGTCATGCGGGTCTCGTCGATGAGGCGCGCGATGCCGAAGTCGGCGAGCTTCGCCCGCGCGCCCGTGTCGGCGCTCGCGCGCTCGGGCACGAGGATGTTGCCCGGCTTCACGTCGCGGTGCACGATGCCCCGGTCGTGGCTGTAGGCGAGCGCATCGGCGACGGCGGCGCCGATGACGGCGACCTCCTCGCCCGGCAGCGGTCCGGCATCCATCGCCGTGCGCATGTCGTTGCCGGTCACGAGCTCGAGCACCAGCACGGCGCTGCCGTCCTCGTCGGCGACGGCGTCGAAGAGCGTCACCAGGCCGGGGTGGTTGAGCGAGGCGAGCACACCGACCTCGCCCTCGTGGCGGCGCATGTCGTCGTCGTCGGTGAGCTCGGGGCGGAAGACCTTGAGCGCGACGCGGCGGGGGATGTTCTCGTCGGCGGCCTCGTACACGGTCGACATGCCGCCGCGGCCGATGAGGCGCTCGACGCGGTACCGCCCGGCGACGAGCTCGCCGATGCGCCCGTCCGTCGCGGCACTGTCGTTCCTGGTCTCCTGCACGACCCCTGAGCGTACCGGCGCATGATGAGAGCGCCGAGGCCCCCCGCAGGTCGCGCTCAGGCCCGGCGGGCGCGAGCGCGGCTACAGTGTCGCCGTGGAGATCCTGCTGTACATCGTCGGCGTGCTCTCCGTCGTCGTCGGCCTCGCCGTCTCGATCGCGCTGCACGAGCTCGGCCACTTCGCCCCCGCCAAGTGGTTCGGCGTGCGCGTCGGCCAGTTCATGATCGGCTTCGGCCCGACGATCGTCTCGCGCCGTCGCGGCGAGACCGAGTACGGGCTCAAGTGGATCCCGCTCGGCGGCTACATCTCGATGTCGGGCATGTACCCGCCCGCGAACGGCGCCGCCGCCGGGCGGTACTCGACGACCGGTTTCTTCGGCACCCTGGTGCAGGATGCCCGCACCGCGTCGGCGGACACCATCGTCGAGGGCGAGGAGCAGCGGGCGTTCTACCGGCTGCCGGTGCTCCAGCGGGTCATCATCATGCTCGGCGGCCCGTTCATGAACCTCGTCATCGCCGTCGTGCTCTACGCCGTGCTGCTCATGGGCTTCGGCGTCCCGCAGCTCTCCACGACGATCGGCAGCGTCAACGAGTGCGTGCTGCCCGCGTCGAGCGAGCGCCAGGAGTGCGCGCCCGGCGACGCGGCCGCGCCCGGCGCCGAGGCGGGCCTGCGGCCCGGGGACCGCATCGTGTCGATCGACGGCGAGGCCGTCGAGAGCTGGGACGACGTGACGGGCGCCGTGCGTCCCGCCGCGGGGGAGGACCTGGTCGTCGAGATCGAGCGCGACGGCGATCCGCTGACCGTCGTCGTGACCCCGATGCTGACCGAGCGCTTCGCCGTCGCCGACGGCGAGATCGTCGAGGGCGCCGACGGCGAGCCGGTGCTCGAAGAGGTCGGCTTCGTCGGCGTCGGCGCCGCGTACGAGACCGTGCGCCAGCCGGCCACCGAGGTGCTGCCCGCCGTGGGCGACAACGTGGTGCGCGTCGTCGAGATCATCCTCTCGCTGCCGCAGCGCATGATCGACGTGGCCCAGGCCGCCTTCGGCACCGAGGAGCGCGATCCGAACGGGCCGATCAGCGTCGTCGGCGTGGGCCGCATCGCGGGCGAGATCGCGAGCCTCGACAGCATCCCGGTCGTCGACCGCATCGCGAACATCACGGGCGTGCTCGCCTCGCTCAACGTCGCGCTCTTCGTCTTCAACCTCATCCCGCTGCTGCCGCTCGACGGCGGCCACGTCGCCGGCGCGCTCTG contains these protein-coding regions:
- a CDS encoding M50 family metallopeptidase — protein: MLLYIVGVLSVVVGLAVSIALHELGHFAPAKWFGVRVGQFMIGFGPTIVSRRRGETEYGLKWIPLGGYISMSGMYPPANGAAAGRYSTTGFFGTLVQDARTASADTIVEGEEQRAFYRLPVLQRVIIMLGGPFMNLVIAVVLYAVLLMGFGVPQLSTTIGSVNECVLPASSERQECAPGDAAAPGAEAGLRPGDRIVSIDGEAVESWDDVTGAVRPAAGEDLVVEIERDGDPLTVVVTPMLTERFAVADGEIVEGADGEPVLEEVGFVGVGAAYETVRQPATEVLPAVGDNVVRVVEIILSLPQRMIDVAQAAFGTEERDPNGPISVVGVGRIAGEIASLDSIPVVDRIANITGVLASLNVALFVFNLIPLLPLDGGHVAGALWEGLRRRLATLFGRPEPGPVDTARLVPITLVVVLVLGAMSALLIYADIVNPVSIF
- a CDS encoding serine/threonine-protein kinase, whose translation is MQETRNDSAATDGRIGELVAGRYRVERLIGRGGMSTVYEAADENIPRRVALKVFRPELTDDDDMRRHEGEVGVLASLNHPGLVTLFDAVADEDGSAVLVLELVTGNDMRTAMDAGPLPGEEVAVIGAAVADALAYSHDRGIVHRDVKPGNILVPERASADTGARAKLADFGIARLIDETRMTATGSVLGTAHYLSPEQAVGGAVGPASDVYSLGLVLLEALTGERAFPGSGVESAAARLARDPILPARLAPVWVELLRGMTAREPDARLSAREAAELLRTAAAIPALPASPDEGLDPTLRLPVAAPATGSDAPTAAMGAAGADPSVGAAAAVAGVTAATEVMGSSLPAPPPPAAGSRPEPAAAPAATSSRLTAPTTSAPGSAADRPETGALTALRRRPIVTIVGAAASVLVAGIALAALYGATTGSATRIDAENPPEYAVVDGTLGEHLEQLQRSVEP